Proteins from one Halopseudomonas pelagia genomic window:
- a CDS encoding PIN domain-containing protein, whose protein sequence is MPALHLFIDTNIFLNFYSFSDDKLEILDELIVLTAPGQIILHLPKQVENELKRNRESKLQVALSDFKKAQLPTGVPHHMRGSEAARQYDEAVKSAEQAKRLLIANAIALALSDELEVDQKLSRLFEKATRYPEDDELYQKALVRMNKGNPPGKAQSIGDRYIWETLLAQVPNGDLFYRLEGW, encoded by the coding sequence ATGCCAGCGCTGCACTTATTTATCGATACAAATATCTTTCTCAATTTTTACTCCTTTTCAGACGACAAGCTCGAAATCCTTGATGAGCTTATAGTGCTCACGGCGCCGGGCCAGATTATTCTGCACCTGCCTAAGCAGGTTGAAAATGAGCTAAAACGTAATCGTGAGTCGAAGCTGCAAGTGGCTTTGTCTGACTTCAAGAAGGCCCAGCTCCCAACCGGTGTGCCACACCATATGCGAGGGTCTGAAGCCGCTAGGCAGTATGACGAAGCCGTAAAAAGTGCTGAGCAGGCTAAGAGGCTATTGATCGCAAATGCGATAGCTCTAGCGTTGAGTGATGAACTGGAGGTTGATCAGAAGCTCTCAAGACTGTTTGAAAAAGCGACTCGTTATCCCGAAGACGATGAGTTATACCAAAAAGCGCTGGTGCGAATGAATAAGGGTAATCCTCCAGGAAAAGCGCAAAGCATTGGTGATCGGTACATCTGGGAGACACTGCTGGCTCAGGTGCCAAACGGTGATTTATTTTATCGTCTCGAAGGATGGTGA
- a CDS encoding IS3 family transposase (programmed frameshift) has translation MSNPRYTEEFKIEAVKQVADRGHSVAEVAARLGVSAHSLYQWLKRYSKPTAQRQQDDDLQAENRRLKAELKRVSEERDIFKKGHRVLRQRVRLRYAFIQSQVDKYPVRRLCKMMTVHPSGYYAWCRNKLSDRAREDQRLLGQIKHSWLESGGVYGYRKIHLDLREAGEACGKHRVARLMRCEGLRSQTGYRRRPGHYGGKPAVVSPNHLDRQFDVAAPNVAWVTDITYIRTYEGWLYLSVVIDLFSRQVVGWSMKPRMTSDLALDALLAAVWRRKPQGCVMVHSDQGSQFSSGDWQSFLKANHLVGSMSRRGNCHDNAVAESFFQLLKRERIKRQIYPTREAARQDVFNYIEMFYNPRRRHGTSGDLSPVEYEKRHYQSLASV, from the exons ATGAGCAATCCACGCTACACCGAAGAATTCAAAATCGAAGCCGTCAAGCAGGTGGCAGATCGAGGCCATTCCGTTGCCGAGGTCGCCGCTCGATTAGGCGTGTCGGCACACAGCCTGTATCAATGGCTCAAGCGCTACTCCAAGCCCACCGCCCAGCGACAGCAGGATGATGATCTTCAGGCTGAGAACCGTCGATTGAAGGCCGAGCTCAAGCGCGTATCAGAAGAGCGAGATATAT TTAAAAAAGGCCACCGCGTACTTCGCCAGAGAGTCCGACTGAGGTACGCGTTTATTCAGAGCCAAGTGGACAAATATCCCGTGCGCCGCCTGTGCAAAATGATGACTGTGCACCCCAGCGGTTACTATGCATGGTGTCGCAACAAGCTGTCTGATCGCGCTCGGGAAGATCAGCGTCTGTTGGGCCAGATAAAACACTCTTGGCTGGAAAGCGGCGGCGTGTATGGCTATCGCAAAATTCATCTGGATCTTCGTGAAGCGGGTGAGGCTTGCGGTAAGCACAGGGTAGCCCGGCTCATGCGCTGCGAGGGATTGCGCTCACAGACGGGTTATCGCCGCCGCCCTGGTCATTACGGTGGGAAGCCTGCGGTAGTTTCACCCAATCACTTGGATCGCCAATTCGATGTAGCAGCGCCCAATGTTGCATGGGTGACCGATATAACTTACATCCGCACCTACGAAGGTTGGTTGTATCTGTCCGTGGTTATCGACCTGTTCTCCCGTCAGGTTGTCGGCTGGTCGATGAAGCCGCGCATGACATCTGACTTGGCGCTAGACGCGCTGTTAGCCGCAGTGTGGCGTCGCAAGCCGCAAGGATGTGTGATGGTTCATTCGGACCAAGGCAGTCAGTTTAGTAGCGGGGACTGGCAGAGCTTCCTGAAAGCGAATCACCTGGTGGGCAGCATGAGCCGCCGGGGAAACTGCCATGACAACGCGGTAGCTGAAAGCTTCTTTCAATTACTCAAACGGGAGCGAATCAAGCGGCAGATTTATCCGACACGCGAGGCTGCTAGACAAGACGTGTTCAATTACATTGAGATGTTTTATAACCCAAGGCGCCGGCACGGCACGAGTGGTGACCTGTCACCGGTCGAGTACGAAAAGCGTCATTACCAGAGTCTGGCGAGTGTCTAG
- a CDS encoding type I restriction endonuclease subunit R yields the protein MADSKEAQFQSDIIAAMTAQGWLAGPASGYDRRVALYPEDLLGYFKEAWPDRWDKFSKANPKDPDAVLIQKVVRELEQHGTLDVLRHGFKLPGVKIDLCSFQPDHGMNPDTLNRYQANRLRVVQEVSYSPHAREAADAGKGYNPRLDLVLFVNGIPVATLELKSEFKQTVENAKRQYRYDRPPLDPVTRKPEPLLTFKRGALVHFAVGQSEVAMTTKLAGKDTFFLPFNQGTEENGAGNPMPTDESQYATEYLWNRVFQPDAWLKVLGRFLHLDKQTSEGFDGKRITKETLIFPRFHQWEVVNKLIDTTRSEGPGQRYLVQHSAGSGKSNSIAWTAHQLASLYDAQGNKLFNSVIVVTDRTVLDTQLQNTIYQFEHAQGVVRPISRDIGSQSKSEQLAEALSEQTRIIIVTIQTFPALFAALDKHPKLAAGRYAVIADEAHSSQTGSSASKLKQILGSDALEQDEEEVSVSAEELLDAAVAARGPNERISYYAFTATPKAKTLELFGRPPEATLPPSSDNKPEPFHLYSMRQAIEEGFILDVLRNYTTYSTAWKIAHPDADDEEVDSKKARMKLARWVRLHPYNINQKVEVIVEHFRANVRHLLNGQAKAMVVTASRQEAVRYQLAVKAYVTQQGYDDVHPLVAFSGSVLPDDVIPEEVTENSSLLNDGLNNRDLAKAFDTQDFNVMIAANKYQTGFDQPKLCAMYVDKKLQGVDCVQTLSRLNRTFGDSKQTFILDFFNDPKDILDAFLPYYAKAELNDVTDPQILYDLQKKLDAEGIYYRSEVEAFALAFFDPKAPASKLSYHCYSAKDRFAKRYRFSQDARQHALDYKRNAEANGDSTGLKRAEHDLKEAGEQLDQLTLFRKNLQSFVRLYEFLSQIVPYEDRDLEALCVFARHLYPLLSVEQLEQENVDVGDLQLTHYRLTKTAEHQLRLEDEKGEWGLDPATGIGSGKPHDAEKKRLAEIIEALNDLFGAEVGDDDQLQFLTGIAQRISRQDDVMAQVSNHSEEQVMHGLFPKRVVDTVLDAMTDHEKLSLDVLDNEVSGRKFALLVLQMLKSLGPQPEREEL from the coding sequence ATGGCGGACAGCAAGGAAGCTCAATTCCAGTCGGATATCATCGCCGCGATGACCGCGCAGGGCTGGCTGGCAGGTCCTGCCAGCGGCTATGACCGTCGCGTAGCCCTTTATCCAGAAGACCTGTTGGGCTATTTCAAGGAAGCCTGGCCCGACCGGTGGGACAAGTTCAGCAAGGCTAATCCCAAAGATCCGGATGCAGTGTTGATTCAAAAGGTGGTACGCGAACTGGAACAGCATGGCACGCTGGATGTGCTCCGCCATGGCTTCAAGCTGCCAGGGGTAAAGATCGATCTGTGCAGTTTCCAGCCTGACCATGGCATGAATCCCGATACCCTTAACCGCTACCAGGCCAACCGCCTGCGTGTGGTTCAGGAGGTTTCGTACTCGCCCCATGCCCGCGAAGCGGCTGACGCAGGAAAGGGCTACAACCCCAGGCTGGATCTGGTGCTGTTCGTCAACGGCATCCCAGTAGCGACGCTAGAGCTGAAGAGTGAGTTCAAGCAAACGGTAGAGAATGCCAAGCGCCAGTACCGTTATGATCGACCGCCGCTGGACCCGGTCACGCGCAAACCCGAGCCGCTGTTGACTTTCAAGCGCGGCGCATTGGTGCATTTTGCCGTAGGCCAAAGCGAAGTGGCGATGACCACCAAACTGGCAGGCAAGGACACCTTTTTTCTGCCTTTTAACCAAGGTACAGAGGAGAATGGCGCTGGCAACCCCATGCCCACAGATGAAAGCCAATACGCTACTGAATATCTGTGGAACCGGGTTTTCCAGCCAGACGCCTGGCTCAAGGTGCTGGGACGCTTTTTGCACCTGGACAAGCAGACCAGTGAAGGATTTGACGGTAAGCGGATCACCAAGGAAACGCTGATCTTTCCCCGCTTCCACCAGTGGGAAGTGGTCAACAAGCTGATTGATACCACGCGCAGCGAAGGCCCAGGGCAGCGCTATTTGGTTCAACACAGCGCTGGCTCGGGCAAATCCAATTCGATCGCCTGGACTGCCCACCAGCTAGCCTCATTGTACGACGCTCAGGGCAACAAGCTATTCAACTCGGTGATCGTGGTTACTGACCGCACCGTGCTGGACACCCAGCTGCAAAACACCATCTATCAATTCGAGCATGCCCAGGGTGTAGTTCGGCCGATAAGCAGGGATATTGGTAGCCAGAGCAAATCAGAGCAGCTGGCCGAGGCGTTGTCTGAGCAGACGCGCATCATCATCGTTACCATCCAGACCTTTCCTGCTTTGTTTGCTGCCTTGGATAAACACCCAAAGCTGGCTGCTGGGCGTTATGCAGTTATCGCCGACGAGGCCCACTCCTCTCAGACCGGTTCCTCAGCTAGCAAACTGAAACAGATCTTAGGTAGTGATGCTCTAGAGCAGGACGAGGAAGAAGTGTCGGTTAGCGCCGAGGAGCTGCTGGATGCAGCCGTTGCCGCACGCGGACCGAACGAGCGGATCAGCTACTACGCCTTTACTGCTACGCCCAAGGCCAAGACGCTGGAGCTGTTTGGTCGTCCGCCTGAAGCTACGTTACCGCCCAGCTCGGACAACAAGCCTGAGCCCTTTCACCTGTATTCCATGCGTCAGGCAATCGAAGAAGGTTTCATTCTCGATGTGCTGCGCAACTACACGACCTACAGCACCGCCTGGAAAATTGCTCACCCCGATGCCGACGACGAGGAAGTCGACAGCAAGAAAGCCCGCATGAAACTGGCGCGTTGGGTACGGCTTCATCCATACAACATCAACCAGAAGGTCGAGGTTATTGTTGAGCACTTCCGCGCCAACGTGCGGCACCTGCTCAATGGGCAAGCCAAAGCCATGGTGGTCACTGCAAGCCGCCAGGAGGCTGTGCGTTACCAGCTTGCGGTCAAGGCTTACGTGACACAGCAAGGCTATGACGATGTGCATCCGCTAGTCGCCTTTTCTGGCAGCGTATTGCCTGATGATGTGATTCCTGAGGAAGTAACGGAGAACAGTAGTCTGCTCAATGATGGGCTGAACAATCGCGATCTGGCAAAAGCATTTGATACCCAGGATTTCAACGTAATGATCGCGGCTAACAAGTATCAGACCGGCTTCGATCAACCCAAGCTGTGCGCCATGTATGTGGACAAAAAGCTGCAGGGCGTTGATTGCGTGCAGACTCTGTCGCGTTTGAATCGGACCTTCGGTGACAGCAAACAGACGTTCATTCTCGATTTCTTCAACGATCCGAAAGACATCCTTGATGCCTTCTTGCCCTATTACGCCAAGGCCGAACTGAACGACGTTACGGATCCACAGATCCTCTATGATCTGCAAAAGAAACTGGATGCCGAGGGTATCTACTACCGTTCTGAGGTGGAGGCTTTTGCCTTGGCTTTCTTTGATCCCAAGGCCCCAGCTTCCAAGCTGAGTTACCACTGCTACTCGGCCAAGGACCGTTTCGCCAAGCGATACCGTTTCAGCCAGGATGCCCGCCAACACGCACTGGATTACAAGCGCAACGCTGAGGCCAATGGCGACAGCACGGGCTTGAAGAGGGCCGAGCACGATCTTAAGGAAGCCGGCGAGCAGCTCGACCAGCTCACGTTGTTTCGCAAAAACCTGCAGAGCTTCGTGCGGCTATATGAGTTTCTGTCGCAGATAGTCCCTTACGAAGATCGGGACCTGGAAGCCTTGTGTGTATTCGCGCGCCATCTGTACCCGTTGCTCAGCGTTGAGCAGCTTGAGCAGGAGAACGTGGATGTGGGCGACCTGCAGCTTACCCATTACCGCCTTACGAAAACGGCTGAGCATCAGTTGAGGCTGGAGGACGAGAAAGGCGAATGGGGCCTAGACCCTGCTACCGGTATTGGCTCAGGCAAACCTCACGACGCAGAAAAGAAGCGCCTGGCGGAGATCATAGAAGCCTTGAATGATCTGTTTGGCGCTGAGGTTGGCGACGACGATCAGCTGCAGTTTCTCACCGGAATAGCCCAGCGCATTAGCCGGCAGGACGATGTAATGGCGCAGGTAAGCAACCACAGCGAAGAACAGGTAATGCACGGTCTTTTCCCAAAGCGCGTCGTCGACACCGTGCTGGACGCCATGACGGACCATGAAAAGCTGTCGCTGGATGTGCTGGACAACGAAGTCAGCGGTCGCAAGTTTGCGTTGTTGGTCTTGCAGATGTTGAAGAGTCTGGGGCCGCAGCCTGAGAGGGAAGAGTTGTAA
- a CDS encoding nitrite/sulfite reductase, whose protein sequence is MYHYDDYDRALVRERVAQFRDQVERRLSGELTEEEFLPLRLQNGLYLQRHAYMLRVAIPYGTLSADQLRALAHVASVFDRGYGHFTTRQNIQFNWIELEQVPDILEWLAEHDMHAIQTSGNCVRNITTEAFAGVAADEWLDPRPLAEILRQWSTVNPEFLFLPRKFKIALNASAEDRAAIQVHDIGLDVYRQQEELKLRVMVGGGLGRTPIIAKQLRDDLSWVDVLSYVEAILRVYNRHGQRDNKYKARIKILVKALGIDAFAEEVNREWEQIKDGPARLTLAEYERVAASFQRSAYAPLSSVDLEHGARLSQEPEFARWVERNVMAHKVPGYSNVVLSTKPGLAAPPGDVTAEQMRLVADWAERYGCGEIRVAHEQNLVLPDVPRRQLYALWREALEAGLATANVGLLTDVIACPGGDFCSLANARSIPVAQAIQARFEQLDYLHDLGSLSLNISGCMNACGHHHIGNIGILGVDKNGSEWYQLTLGGSQGQQAALGKVIGPAFAAEEVPEVIERIASVYLQLRRGDETFLDTYNRAGLEPFRVGVYQAEGAAT, encoded by the coding sequence ATGTACCACTATGATGATTATGACCGCGCGTTAGTCCGCGAGCGGGTTGCTCAGTTTCGCGACCAGGTCGAGCGGCGTCTGAGTGGTGAGCTAACCGAGGAAGAGTTCCTGCCGCTGCGATTGCAGAACGGGCTCTATCTGCAGCGTCATGCCTACATGCTGCGAGTCGCGATACCCTACGGCACGCTGTCGGCAGATCAACTGCGCGCGTTGGCCCATGTGGCCAGCGTATTCGATCGGGGCTATGGCCACTTCACTACGCGGCAGAATATCCAGTTCAACTGGATTGAGCTGGAGCAGGTGCCAGACATTCTGGAGTGGTTAGCCGAGCATGACATGCATGCGATTCAGACCTCGGGCAACTGTGTGCGCAATATCACTACCGAAGCCTTTGCCGGAGTGGCCGCCGACGAATGGCTGGATCCGCGTCCGCTGGCCGAGATCCTCCGCCAGTGGTCGACCGTCAATCCTGAGTTCCTGTTTCTACCGCGCAAGTTCAAGATTGCTCTGAATGCTTCGGCTGAAGACCGTGCTGCTATTCAAGTGCACGACATCGGTCTGGACGTCTATCGGCAACAGGAGGAGTTGAAGCTGCGCGTCATGGTCGGTGGTGGGCTTGGACGCACCCCGATTATCGCCAAACAATTGCGTGATGACCTTTCCTGGGTAGATGTGCTGTCTTACGTTGAGGCGATCCTGCGGGTCTACAACCGCCACGGCCAACGCGACAACAAATACAAGGCGCGAATCAAGATCCTGGTCAAGGCGCTTGGCATCGACGCCTTTGCTGAAGAGGTCAATCGCGAGTGGGAACAGATCAAGGACGGCCCCGCCCGATTGACGCTGGCCGAATATGAGCGGGTCGCCGCTTCGTTTCAGCGATCTGCCTACGCGCCGCTTTCAAGCGTCGACCTGGAGCATGGAGCCCGTCTGAGTCAGGAGCCTGAGTTTGCCCGCTGGGTCGAGCGTAATGTGATGGCGCACAAAGTGCCGGGCTACAGCAACGTGGTGCTCTCGACTAAGCCCGGCCTGGCCGCGCCGCCGGGTGACGTGACAGCTGAGCAAATGCGCCTGGTCGCCGACTGGGCAGAGCGTTATGGCTGCGGCGAGATACGGGTCGCGCATGAGCAGAACCTGGTGTTGCCGGATGTGCCACGCAGGCAGTTGTACGCTCTCTGGCGCGAAGCGCTCGAAGCTGGCTTGGCGACTGCCAATGTGGGCCTATTGACCGATGTAATTGCCTGCCCAGGTGGTGATTTCTGCTCCTTGGCAAATGCGCGTTCGATCCCCGTTGCCCAGGCTATCCAGGCGCGCTTCGAGCAGCTGGATTACTTGCATGACCTTGGTTCATTGAGCCTGAATATTTCCGGCTGCATGAACGCCTGCGGTCATCATCATATCGGCAATATTGGCATCCTCGGCGTCGATAAGAACGGCAGCGAGTGGTATCAGTTGACCCTCGGCGGTAGCCAGGGTCAGCAGGCCGCGCTGGGCAAGGTAATCGGACCAGCTTTTGCCGCTGAAGAAGTGCCTGAGGTGATCGAGCGAATAGCGTCGGTTTATCTGCAGCTACGACGGGGAGATGAAACTTTTCTTGATACATACAACCGTGCGGGTCTGGAGCCTTTTCGCGTGGGTGTCTATCAGGCTGAGGGGGCAGCAACATGA
- a CDS encoding CidA/LrgA family protein, whose product MALQVLGSIISFLILPWLPGPIIGMLLLVIGLVLLGGVPDSLERTAAVLLKYLPLLLVVPASGIVLSHQQLAQDALPIAGALVGSLLVAIPVCGRLLQWLVRRQEAR is encoded by the coding sequence ATGGCCTTGCAAGTACTGGGCAGCATTATCAGCTTTTTGATTTTGCCCTGGCTCCCCGGACCCATTATAGGGATGCTTTTGCTGGTGATCGGATTGGTGCTATTAGGTGGTGTGCCGGATTCACTTGAGCGCACTGCCGCGGTTTTGCTGAAATATCTGCCGTTGCTGCTGGTAGTGCCAGCTTCGGGCATCGTGCTTAGCCATCAGCAACTGGCGCAGGATGCTTTGCCTATCGCCGGCGCACTCGTGGGATCGCTGCTAGTGGCTATACCGGTCTGCGGGCGATTGTTGCAGTGGCTGGTACGCCGTCAGGAGGCTCGTTAA
- the ccoG gene encoding cytochrome c oxidase accessory protein CcoG — translation MSERIPAKIIDAAAVRNTPAGSGGPIHTKAFSGRYRLFRLLGVGALFALFFGTAWLTWNQRQAVLWDLVNRKFHIFGATYWPQDLILLSAILIIAAFGLFFITVAAGRIWCGYTCPQSVWTWVFMWAEKVTEGDRHQRVRLDAAPWTANKVLRRGAKHGIWLGVSLITSLTFVGYFTPIRELSVGLLTMDLGPQTAFWVFFFTAATYINAGWLREKVCRDMCPYGRFQSVMFDRDTLVISYDAARGEHRGARRKGSDPAAQGLGDCTDCTLCVQVCPTGIDIRNGLQYECIGCAACIDACDSVMDKMGYARGLIRYTSESALEGGKTHWLRPRLVGYAGVLAVMTGLFIVALLERPLMSIDVTRDRNLFRENGAGQVENAYSLKVINKRQQPGHYQISLDAPAGFSLMAPHTLYLDAEDILDVPVNVIWDGEQWPDPRKEISFVLSAVDNETNAVTVASTFLAPVRR, via the coding sequence ATGAGCGAGAGAATTCCCGCCAAGATCATCGATGCCGCAGCCGTGCGCAACACACCTGCCGGCTCCGGGGGACCTATCCACACCAAAGCGTTCAGTGGCCGTTACCGGCTTTTCCGGCTGCTCGGCGTAGGCGCCCTTTTCGCGTTATTTTTTGGTACCGCCTGGTTGACCTGGAATCAACGCCAAGCCGTGCTTTGGGACCTGGTCAACCGTAAATTCCATATCTTCGGGGCTACCTACTGGCCACAGGATCTGATTCTGCTCTCGGCCATTCTGATTATTGCCGCCTTCGGACTGTTCTTTATCACTGTCGCCGCCGGGAGGATCTGGTGCGGTTATACCTGCCCACAGAGCGTATGGACCTGGGTCTTCATGTGGGCCGAGAAAGTCACCGAAGGTGACCGCCATCAACGCGTAAGACTGGACGCCGCGCCCTGGACAGCAAACAAAGTGCTACGCCGTGGCGCCAAACATGGGATATGGCTGGGCGTCAGCCTCATCACTTCCTTGACCTTTGTCGGTTACTTCACTCCCATACGCGAGCTGAGTGTTGGCCTGCTGACGATGGATCTGGGCCCGCAGACCGCCTTCTGGGTGTTCTTCTTTACCGCTGCCACCTACATCAATGCTGGCTGGCTGCGCGAAAAGGTGTGCCGCGACATGTGTCCCTACGGCCGCTTCCAGAGCGTTATGTTTGACCGCGACACGCTGGTCATTTCTTACGACGCCGCGCGTGGAGAGCACCGAGGTGCCCGCCGCAAAGGCAGCGACCCAGCGGCACAGGGACTTGGCGACTGCACTGACTGCACACTCTGCGTGCAGGTTTGCCCAACCGGCATCGACATCCGCAACGGTTTGCAATACGAATGTATTGGTTGTGCCGCCTGTATCGATGCTTGCGACAGCGTGATGGACAAAATGGGTTACGCGCGCGGGTTGATTCGCTACACCTCGGAAAGCGCCCTGGAGGGCGGTAAAACCCACTGGCTTAGGCCCCGTCTAGTTGGTTACGCCGGCGTTTTGGCTGTCATGACCGGGCTGTTTATCGTCGCTCTTCTAGAGCGGCCGTTGATGTCTATTGACGTCACACGCGATCGCAACCTGTTTCGCGAGAATGGGGCGGGCCAGGTGGAGAACGCTTACAGCCTGAAAGTCATCAACAAACGTCAACAGCCTGGGCATTATCAGATCAGCCTCGACGCCCCCGCAGGTTTTAGCCTGATGGCCCCACACACGCTGTACCTGGATGCCGAAGATATTCTCGATGTACCCGTTAATGTGATTTGGGATGGTGAACAATGGCCTGACCCTAGAAAAGAGATAAGCTTCGTTCTTTCGGCTGTCGATAACGAGACCAATGCCGTAACAGTGGCATCCACGTTCCTCGCCCCAGTCAGACGCTAA
- the mapR gene encoding GntR family transcriptional regulator MpaR (MapR regulates genes involved in Pseudomonas quinolone signal (PQS) production and anthranilate metabolism), producing MKRYERLADDIAGLIRNGILTPGERIPSIRHASTTYGVSPSTVFQAYYLLEDRGLIQARARSGYFVRALAGLPTPEPRLDLSAQETKDVDVSELVFSVLGSLKNPHTVPFGSAFPSPDLFPLARLARSMTQSLRKLSPHDIIADMTAGNPDLMRQIALRYMVSGVMLPMEELVITNGALEALNLSLQSVTQTGDLVAIESPAFYACLQVLERLELKAVEIPVHPRDGVDLNILRDRLANLPIKACWFMSSFQNPVGASLNESRKQDLYKLLCEHQVPLIEDDVYAELYYGERPPKPIKSLDTQGLVMHCGSFSKSLAPGYRVGWVAGGRYAERIARLKLMTTISPSVPAQTAIADYLQHGNYDRHLRKLRYALEGQQEAMLASAARHFPEGTRVTRPAGGYFLWFEFPNNVDSLQLFKLALAQGISLAPGPIFSASQDFRHCARLNYGHPWGAECEQAMELLGRMLRSFQS from the coding sequence ATGAAACGCTATGAAAGGCTGGCCGACGATATCGCCGGGCTCATTCGCAACGGCATCCTTACGCCGGGTGAAAGGATTCCATCGATTCGTCACGCCAGCACGACCTACGGCGTCAGCCCCTCCACGGTATTTCAAGCTTATTATCTACTCGAGGATAGAGGCCTGATCCAGGCGCGTGCACGCTCAGGCTATTTTGTTCGTGCCTTGGCAGGCCTGCCAACACCTGAGCCGAGACTGGATCTCTCGGCTCAGGAGACCAAGGATGTGGACGTCAGCGAGCTGGTGTTTTCCGTGCTCGGTTCGCTGAAGAATCCGCACACAGTGCCCTTCGGCTCGGCTTTCCCCAGCCCTGACTTATTTCCGTTGGCGCGCCTGGCGCGCTCGATGACGCAAAGCCTCCGCAAACTGTCACCGCACGACATCATTGCCGACATGACCGCAGGCAACCCCGACCTGATGCGCCAGATCGCCCTGCGTTATATGGTCAGCGGGGTCATGTTGCCGATGGAAGAGCTGGTGATTACCAACGGCGCCCTGGAAGCACTGAATCTCTCATTGCAAAGCGTCACCCAGACCGGCGATCTGGTCGCCATCGAATCGCCCGCCTTTTACGCCTGCCTGCAGGTACTGGAACGCCTCGAGCTCAAAGCAGTGGAAATCCCCGTGCACCCACGTGACGGAGTGGACCTGAATATACTGCGTGATCGCCTGGCAAACTTACCGATCAAAGCCTGCTGGTTTATGAGCAGTTTCCAGAACCCTGTCGGCGCGAGCCTGAATGAAAGCCGCAAACAGGATCTTTACAAGCTTCTGTGCGAGCATCAGGTACCGCTGATTGAAGACGATGTCTACGCCGAACTCTACTACGGCGAACGCCCGCCCAAGCCGATCAAGAGCCTGGATACCCAAGGCCTGGTCATGCATTGCGGCTCCTTCTCGAAAAGCCTGGCACCCGGTTATCGCGTGGGCTGGGTTGCCGGTGGCCGCTATGCCGAGCGCATAGCGCGCCTGAAACTGATGACCACCATCTCACCATCGGTACCCGCACAAACCGCCATCGCCGACTACCTGCAACACGGCAATTATGATCGGCACCTGCGGAAACTGCGCTATGCCCTGGAAGGGCAACAGGAGGCCATGCTCGCCTCAGCAGCCCGACACTTTCCCGAAGGGACCCGCGTGACCCGCCCCGCCGGAGGCTACTTTCTCTGGTTTGAATTCCCCAACAATGTGGACTCGCTGCAGCTGTTCAAACTGGCGCTGGCCCAGGGCATCAGCCTGGCACCCGGCCCGATCTTCTCCGCCAGCCAGGATTTTCGGCACTGTGCCCGCTTGAATTATGGGCATCCATGGGGAGCCGAATGTGAGCAAGCGATGGAGTTGCTGGGGCGGATGCTGCGGTCGTTTCAAAGTTGA
- a CDS encoding DUF934 domain-containing protein, with protein MINLIRLLEGGARIIEDDPWQLLCDDKTPVPSKAILPLQRWKHSQSEAVLQGHETSSQGVLLQPDDEPEALLDWLPVLTLIAIDFPSFRDGRGYSQAYLLRSRLGWQGELRAVGDVLRDQLAHMRQCGFDSFAVREDKSAADALKGLQGLSVFYGRSAIEPRPLFRRR; from the coding sequence ATGATTAATCTGATTCGTCTACTAGAAGGCGGCGCTCGGATTATCGAGGACGATCCCTGGCAACTGCTTTGCGATGACAAAACTCCCGTGCCGAGCAAGGCAATTCTGCCTTTGCAGCGCTGGAAGCACTCCCAGAGCGAGGCGGTGCTGCAGGGGCATGAGACCAGTAGCCAAGGCGTGCTGTTGCAGCCGGATGACGAGCCTGAAGCGCTGCTGGACTGGCTGCCAGTATTAACCTTGATTGCTATCGACTTCCCCAGCTTTCGTGATGGGCGAGGCTACAGCCAGGCATATCTGTTGCGTTCTCGACTTGGCTGGCAGGGCGAGTTGCGTGCGGTGGGTGATGTGCTGCGCGATCAACTGGCGCATATGCGCCAGTGCGGCTTCGACAGCTTTGCTGTGCGTGAGGATAAATCGGCTGCCGATGCGCTCAAGGGGTTACAGGGACTGAGTGTGTTTTACGGACGTTCAGCAATTGAACCTCGACCTTTGTTTCGTCGGAGGTAG